The Gemmatimonadaceae bacterium genomic sequence ACCTGCCGGGGCGAACGTCGGCGCGTAGCCATGCCTCGCGAGCCCGAGCAACTCGGCCAGCGGCGCCGGCATCCATCCCGGGTCGTCGACACAGATGTTGGCGCGGAATCCCGGGTGGAACTCTTCGGTGGCGCACACGCCGCCGACGACGTCTCGCTGCTCGACCACCAGGACCTTGCGGCCGGCGCGTGCGAGCAGCGTCGCCGTGGTGAGCCCGTTCACGCCGGCACCGATCACGATGACGTCATAGCTCATCGACGGCCCCCGGTATCGCGCAGGATTTCGAGCGCTGCCAGCCGCCCTCCCGCGCCCATGATGCCTCCGCCGGGATGCGTCGCCGAACCGCACTGGTACAGGCCATCGATCGGGGTGCGGAAGTGCGCCCAATGCGGCGCCGGCCGCAGGAAGAACAACTGGTGCAGCGCCAGTTCGCCCTGAAAGATGTTGCCCTCGGTGAGACCCGTGATGTCTTCGATGTCCTGCGGCGTGAGCACCTGCCGGTGGAGGATCAGGTCGCGGATGCCGGGCGCGAAACGCGAGATCGCGGCGATGACCGCGTCACCGAAGGCCTCGCGTCTGGCGGCATCCCAGCCGCCGGTGATGTTTGAGGGCGCATACTGCACGAACACCGACATCACATGGCGACCGGGGGGCGCCATCCGGGGGTCGATGGCCGACGGGAAGATGATGTCCATGTACGGCGCACGCGAAAACTCACCGTACTTCGCGTCGTCGTACGCCCGCTCGACGTACTCCATCGTCGGCGAAATCGAGATCGCGCCGCGGTGGTGCGGGCCCACACCGGGAATGCAGGTGAAATCCGGCAAGGCACTGAGCGCGAGGTTGACCTTGCCTGACGAGCCCCGGATCTTGTAGCGCCGGATGTCCTCGACGAACTCGCTGGGCAGCTGGCCGGGCTCGACGAGGCCGAGGAAGCTGCGCCTGGGGTCGAGCGATGTCACGACGACGTCGGCGTGGTACTCATCGCCCGCCTCGGTCACGACACCGGAGGCGCGACCGCCGCGGGTGAGCACCTTCGTCACACCGGCGTTGAGCACGATGTCGGCGCCAAGGCTGCGCGCTGCGCTCGCGATCGACTCGGAGATCGCACCGGTCCCTCCCCTGGCAAAGCCCCACGCGCGGAACGCGCCGTCGATCTCCCCCATGTAGTGATGCAGCAGGACGTACGCCGACCCCGGCGTGCGCGGGCCCATGAACGTGCCGATGATTCCGCTCGCCGAACGTGTCGCCTTGATCACGTCGGTCTCGAACCACTCGTCGAGGAAGTCCCCGGCGCTCATCGTCATCAGCTTGTAGAGCGCGTGGAAGTGTCGGGCGTCGAGCGTGCTGAAGTGCCGCCCCATCCTGAGCAACCCGCGCAGATCGCTCGGCGCGAGCGAGGTGGGGTCGGGCGGCACCATGGACAGGATCGGCTTGACCGCCATGGCCATGTGGTGCATCAGCTTGCCGTATTCGTCGTACGCCTCCGCGTCGCGGAGCGAGTGGCGCACGTATTCGCGGCGCGTCGCATCGTGATCGGCCCAGCCCGCCAGGTAGTCGCCGTTGAACATCGGCGTGACCGTGCTCTCCAGAGGCAGGATGTGGAGCCCGTGGCGAGGCAGATCCAGGTCGCGGATCACCTCGGGGCGCAGCAGCGACACGACGTACGAGAACACGGAGAACCGGAACCCCGGAACGACCTCCTCGGTGACCGCGGCGCCGCCGACCAGGTGCCGCCGCTCGAGGACCACGACCTTCCGGCCTGCACGCGCGAGGTAGGCCGCGTTCACCAGCCCGTTGTGGCCCCCGCCGATCACGATGGCGTCGTAGCGATGCAGGTTCATGCGCGCTTGCGCTCCGGATCGAAGAACGGGAGCCGATGGACGCGCGCCTTCACCCGTCGACGCTGGTGTTCCACGGTGACTTCGAGCTGCAGTGGGGTGTCCGTCGTCGCGTACCGGGTCTCCAGATGCGCGAGGGCGAGGTAGCGCTTGAGCAAGGGCGACCAGCAACTGCTCGACGCGTAACCGACCTGCCGGTGCGTGTTCGCGTCGTAGATGGGGATACTCGCGCGGACGGCGACGCCCGGGAGGCGCGGCGCGAGGCCGGACTCGGCGAAGGTGCGTTCGAGCGAGGGCCAGTCCACCTCGAGCCCCGTGAACGTCCACGCCGGCCCGCGTGCAACTTCGTCGCGAATCGCGCGATGGCCGTTGAAGAACTCCTTGCCCAGCGCCACGCTCCATCCCAGCGACAGCTCGTGCGGCGTCGACGTCTGCCCTTCGATCATCGCGCGGCGCGCCGAGGTGTAGTCGACGTCGAGCAAGAGGAGCCCGGCCTCGATGCGCGCGATGTCGAGCGCGAGCAGCCCCGCGGGGACGATTCCGTAGGGCATGCCTTCCTCGATGAGCGCGTCCCAGACCTCCAGCGCGCGCTCCGGCGGGATCCAGAGTTCGTAGCCCAGATCACCGGTGTACCCGGTGCGCGTGATCTCCAGCGGCACGCCGCGAATGGTGGCCGTCGTTTGGCGGAAGAACCGAAGCGAGGTCAGTGACTGCTGCGTGGCCTGCTCCAGGATCACGCGCGCGCTGGGCCCCTGCAGGGCGAGGGCAGCGATGCGGTCGCTCACATCGTCGATCGTCACCGAGAGTCCGCGCGTGCTGAGCCCCAGCCAGCGATAGTTGGGGTCCGCGGACGTCATGCGCCAGCGCTCCTCGTCGAGTCGCGTCACCGTGCCGTCGTCGAGGACCTTTCCTTCGCCGTCACACCACGTCGTGTACAACACCTGGCCGATGGCGACCTTCTCCACGTCCCGGGTGATCACGCGATCGAGCAGACGGGCCGCGTCCGCTCCGCCGAGGTGGTACTTGAACAGCGGAGTGACATCGAGGAGCGCCGCGGAATTGCGAATCGCATGGTACTCGCGCTCGTGCGTGAGTTCGTACGAGCTCGCGACGACGTAGCCGGCCCAGCGTCGCCAGTTCTGCCCCTCGCAGAGCGCCGACGTTCTCGGATGGAACGCGGTGGTGCGGAGCATCTACTTCGACGTGAACAGGAAGTAGTCGTAGGCCGCCCGTGCCACCTGCGCGATCACCCGCTCCTGGGCCACGGCGTCCACCAGCGACTCCTTGACGAAGATCGTCATCACCACATGTCCCGCGCCATCGGGAAGCGTCACGATACCGACGTCATTGGCGACCCCGATGCCTAACGAACCCGTTTTGTGCCGCACGTCGGTCCCGGGCGGGAGCAGGCCCTTGATGCGCATCGCGCCGGTCTCGCACCGGAGCATGATGTCCAGCAACAGGTCCGTGTTCGGCCTGGACAGGGCCTCGCCCTTCCACAGCTTCTGCAGCAGCCGCGCCATCCCCAGGGGAGTGGCCGTATCGCGCGGATCGCGATAGAACGCGGTGGCGGCGGCTTTTGACGCTTCGGGGCTGACCTGGCGCGCTTTCGCTGCAAACCCACTCAACGTCCAGGCAGACTCGGGGCCGAGGTCCGTCACACCGATGGCGTCCGCAATCAACTGGATGGTGGATCGGTTGGCCGAGATTCCCGTAACGCCGAGGGCGGCCAGTCGCTCGTTGACCGCGGAGCCACCGCCGGCGCTTCGCAACACGATGTCGGTCGCGCTGTTGTCGCTGATCAGCAGCATCAGCTCGGTGAGGTTGCGCAGCGAGAGGACGACGCCCGGATCGTCGAACAGGTTCGAAAGCGTTCCGCTGCCCGGGTGCAGGTCGCTCGCCTGCACCGTGATCATGGAATCGAGCCGCACCTGACGGCGATCGACGCGAGTGAGCAACTGGACGGCGATGGGCACCTTGACGGTGGACGCCATCGGAAAACCTTCGTCGCCGTTCACGAAGAGTTCGCGGCCGGACTCGAGGTGGATCAGTCCCACACCGACCTTGCCGCGCGCAGCGGTCGAGAGTCGCTGGATCTCGGTCCTGAGGCGCTCGAGCCCGACGTCGTTCGACTGGGACTGAGCCGACGGGGGACTGAGGAGCAATCCGACGAGCACGAGCAAACGGGCCAACACGCGGGGAAGTCGCATCCGGGTTCGGAGTGAGAGTGCGGGGAAAGCTCGGGGCGGGCCTGCCGACGCGCCACCCGCCCAGCGTCTGCCACTCCCTGGCAACGAGGCAGAGCCGAGCATTCGCCCCGCACGCCAAGACCAGCAGTCTGGCCTGGTCTTCGAGCGTGCGCTCTGGGCACGCCTCGGGCTCAGTGCTCCCTGCGGGTACGGCTCGTACGCGCATCACGGGTCCGTCATTCTCCCCCGGAGACTTCACGGCGCGGGTCCGCACGGCGTCCGTGTCCAGGCATGGCTGGGCAAGTCCCGGACGAGGCATTGCCCGTCGCGCCCCTCACTGGCCTGATGCGCTCATTCGTTCCTTCGTGCGCCCGGACCCGGCGATCCGATCTGCTCGGCGCTCGCCCGTTCACCGACCTCGTCTCTCGATCCTGGGTCACCGTCGCGGCGGGCGTAGCGAGCCAGCGCTCGGGCGCCGACGACGCCGCGTGGCGCACGGGACGACGGAGACGACCAGCCTCCGATTTGGAGGGCTTTCTTGACTTAGACGGCAGTAACTGACAATTTCGTAATGACTAAATCTTATGTCAGTCCAGCCTCTCTCCCGATGGGCGCCACGGGTGTTGCGTGGCGTCGCCCTCCTTTGCCTGGTGGCCGGGGCCGCGTGTCGCGACCTCCTGACCGTCGCACCCAACGACGCCGACCTGTTCGACGCGCCGCTCGAGGGACTCACTCCGCCCGAGCTGGCTGCCTTCGCGCGTGGCGACGCTGAGTTCGGGCGACGATTCTCCCCGACCACCGGACTTGGTCCGATCTTCAACGACGTGTCGTGCGCTTCGTGCCACAGCGGCGACGGTCGCGGACGGCTCGACAACGCGCTCGTGCGCATCGGGTCGCCCGCTGATGGCTTCCTTCGCCCGATCGGCGGCCCGCAGATCCAGGGCAAGGCCATTCCCGGCGCGCACGCCGAGTCGGTACCGCCGGGCGTGGCCACTTCCCTGCGGCTCCCACCGCCGGTGTTCGGTACCGGGCTCATCGAGGCCATCCCGCTCGCGACCATCCTTGCCCTCGCCGACTCGGCGGACCGGGACGGCGACGGCATCTCCGGTCGACCCAACTGGGTGCTGCCTCCGTCGTACGTGACCGCTGCGGAACCGGGCGGCGGCAACGGGCCCCAGCTCGGTCGCTTCGGGCGCAAGGCGTCCGTCAGCTCCATCCTGCAGCAGACGGTTGGGGCCTACCACGAAGACATGGGTATCACGACGGCGCAGCTGCCTGACGAGAACGTGAACCCGCTCGCCCCGACGACGATCACCGTCGATGCCGTCGCGGATCCCGAGGTCTCCCCGTCCACGGTGCAGGCCGTGGTGCACTACCTGCGCGCGCTGGCGCCGCCGGCGCCGGCAGACGACAACGCGACGCGCACGGAAGGCCGCACGCTCTTCGCCCAGGCGCGCTGCACCGCGTGCCACACTCCGCGCTTCACCGCGGGCGCCAGCCCGCTCGCAACGATCCAGGGACGGTCCGTCGACCTCTACTCCGACTTGTTGCTCCACGACATGGGGCCCGAACTCGCCGATGACCGCCCGGACGAGGGGGCCACGGGCAGGGAGTGGCGGACGGCGCCACTGTGGGGCCTCCGACTCATGCGTCGCTTCCTCAACGGCGACGCGTTCCTGATGCACGACGGTCGCGCTCACACCGTGGACACGGCGATCCGGCTCCACGGTGGCGAAGCCGCGGCCTCACGCGCGGCGTACGTCGCCCTCACGCCCGCGCAGCGGAGTGCCCTCCTCGCCTTCGTGGAATCCCGATGAGCACCGGAGCGCCTGAGGGTCCCCGCGCACTCTCCCGCCGACGCTTCCTGACCACCGGCACCGGCGCGCTCGCGGCCTGTGCCATCCCGTTAGGCGCCTGCGCCACCGTGCCGATGCGACGCGTGGCCCCGACCGAGGGACGACTCGAACTCCCGCTCGACCGGTTCCCCGAACTCACGCAGCGCGACGGCGCCCTGCGGTTCCAGGTCGCCGGCCGCGACGAACCGATCGACGTGCTCGCGATGGGAGCGGGTGCGTACGTCGCACTCTCCCCGATCTGCACGCACCTGGGCTGCACGGTCGAGGTCCAGGGCAGCGTCCTGGTGTGTCCGTGTCACGGGTCGACCTTCGAGCGCAGCGGGCGCGTGGTTCGAGGACCGGCCGAGCAGCCGCTGGCTCGTTACGAGGTGTCGCTGCGTGCAGATGGTACCCTCATCATCGTCCTCGATCGGCCTTCGCGCGATGCGTAACCTCCTCGGAGCCCTCGGCATCGCCGCCACCGCCGGCACGGCATCGGTGGCCGAGTCGCAGCAGCGCGACACGGTCGCGCGCCGCGATTCCGCCGCAGCGGACACGACACGACCGTTCGTGCGCGGCGGGGTGTACGACAAGCCGTTCCAGACGCGACTCCTCGGGCGCACCGCGATCGGGGGATACGCCGAGGTGCACGCGCGCTACCAGCGCGTCAATGGTGTGAGCGAGGCATCGGGGTTCGACGCCCGACGGTTCAATCTTTTCACGAACACCCGGGTGAGTGATGTCGTCACGATGGCGGCGGAGCTCGAGATCGAAGACGGCGGCCGCGAAATCACGCTCGAGTATGCCGCCATTGATCTCCGCGTACACCCGGCGCTCGCGATTCGCGGAGGTATGCTCCTCTCGCCGATCGGGCGATTCAACCTGACGCACGACAGTCCACTCAACGAGTTCACGGACCGACCGCTCGTCTCCACCGAAGTCCTCGGCGTGGCACTGTCGGAACCGGGGATCGGGGTGTATGGCCGTGCTCGCACGGGTCGAAGGGGGCGTGTCACCTGGGAGCTCTACGCCACCAACGGATTCCACGAAGGCCTGCTCGCCGACGCGGGCACGCGGATTCCGCTCGGCAAGGCCAATACCGAAGACAACAACGGATCGCCCGCTGTGGTCGGACGCATCGCCTGGAGCCCCGGCGTCGCGCACGAAGTCGGCGTCTCGACGCACCGCGGGGCGTGGAACGGCTTTCTCGCCGACGGGGCACGCATCGACGAGCAGCGAGATGTTCAGCTGACGGTGCTCGACGCCGAGACGGCGCTGTGGGGCGTCGAGCTGCGTGGCGAGCTGGCGATGGCGCGCGTGGACGTGCCCAATGACCTGCGTGGCATCTACGCCGAACGCCAGCGCGGAGTGTATGCGGAGGCGACGCGGGCCTTTGGTCGAGGATGGATCCGGACGTTGCCCACCTCGACCTTCCTGCTCAAGGCCCGCGCCGACCACGTCGACTTCGACCGCCAGCGCCCGGGCGACTCGGTGGCGCAGTGGACCGTTGGGGTGAACTTTCGCCCCACCACCGACTCGGTCATCAAGTTCGACTACGTGCGCGGACGCTCACGCGACCGTTTCAACAATGCGAGCGACCACGCCTATCTGCTCGCGTCGCTCGCCACGTACTTCTAGCCCGTCGCCGCGTCATCGAATCTCGACACGCGGACGCACGCGGACCCGGGCATCGCGCAAGCGCGACATGGCGGAGCTGATCTGCTCCTCCACCATGGCACGGCGTTCCGGCGACAACCTGAGACGCACGTCGCCATCGTCGAGCCGATCGAAGTACAGCAGGTCGCTCCCCTGCCCTTCGCGGAGGATGCGCGGAAGCGCCGGCATGCGGCCCTCCAGCGCGCGCCACGCATCACCGTCACCGAACGAAAAGCCAAAGCCGCCGTCCCCGGTGAAGAACGCACGGGCATCGCGGCCGGGGAGATCCTTCGCGGCGACGGTCTTCACGCGCACGGTTC encodes the following:
- a CDS encoding NAD(P)/FAD-dependent oxidoreductase, yielding MHRYDAIVIGGGHNGLVNAAYLARAGRKVVVLERRHLVGGAAVTEEVVPGFRFSVFSYVVSLLRPEVIRDLDLPRHGLHILPLESTVTPMFNGDYLAGWADHDATRREYVRHSLRDAEAYDEYGKLMHHMAMAVKPILSMVPPDPTSLAPSDLRGLLRMGRHFSTLDARHFHALYKLMTMSAGDFLDEWFETDVIKATRSASGIIGTFMGPRTPGSAYVLLHHYMGEIDGAFRAWGFARGGTGAISESIASAARSLGADIVLNAGVTKVLTRGGRASGVVTEAGDEYHADVVVTSLDPRRSFLGLVEPGQLPSEFVEDIRRYKIRGSSGKVNLALSALPDFTCIPGVGPHHRGAISISPTMEYVERAYDDAKYGEFSRAPYMDIIFPSAIDPRMAPPGRHVMSVFVQYAPSNITGGWDAARREAFGDAVIAAISRFAPGIRDLILHRQVLTPQDIEDITGLTEGNIFQGELALHQLFFLRPAPHWAHFRTPIDGLYQCGSATHPGGGIMGAGGRLAALEILRDTGGRR
- a CDS encoding aminomethyl transferase family protein, with the translated sequence MLRTTAFHPRTSALCEGQNWRRWAGYVVASSYELTHEREYHAIRNSAALLDVTPLFKYHLGGADAARLLDRVITRDVEKVAIGQVLYTTWCDGEGKVLDDGTVTRLDEERWRMTSADPNYRWLGLSTRGLSVTIDDVSDRIAALALQGPSARVILEQATQQSLTSLRFFRQTTATIRGVPLEITRTGYTGDLGYELWIPPERALEVWDALIEEGMPYGIVPAGLLALDIARIEAGLLLLDVDYTSARRAMIEGQTSTPHELSLGWSVALGKEFFNGHRAIRDEVARGPAWTFTGLEVDWPSLERTFAESGLAPRLPGVAVRASIPIYDANTHRQVGYASSSCWSPLLKRYLALAHLETRYATTDTPLQLEVTVEHQRRRVKARVHRLPFFDPERKRA
- the bla gene encoding class A beta-lactamase; its protein translation is MRLPRVLARLLVLVGLLLSPPSAQSQSNDVGLERLRTEIQRLSTAARGKVGVGLIHLESGRELFVNGDEGFPMASTVKVPIAVQLLTRVDRRQVRLDSMITVQASDLHPGSGTLSNLFDDPGVVLSLRNLTELMLLISDNSATDIVLRSAGGGSAVNERLAALGVTGISANRSTIQLIADAIGVTDLGPESAWTLSGFAAKARQVSPEASKAAATAFYRDPRDTATPLGMARLLQKLWKGEALSRPNTDLLLDIMLRCETGAMRIKGLLPPGTDVRHKTGSLGIGVANDVGIVTLPDGAGHVVMTIFVKESLVDAVAQERVIAQVARAAYDYFLFTSK
- a CDS encoding thiol oxidoreductase, producing MSVQPLSRWAPRVLRGVALLCLVAGAACRDLLTVAPNDADLFDAPLEGLTPPELAAFARGDAEFGRRFSPTTGLGPIFNDVSCASCHSGDGRGRLDNALVRIGSPADGFLRPIGGPQIQGKAIPGAHAESVPPGVATSLRLPPPVFGTGLIEAIPLATILALADSADRDGDGISGRPNWVLPPSYVTAAEPGGGNGPQLGRFGRKASVSSILQQTVGAYHEDMGITTAQLPDENVNPLAPTTITVDAVADPEVSPSTVQAVVHYLRALAPPAPADDNATRTEGRTLFAQARCTACHTPRFTAGASPLATIQGRSVDLYSDLLLHDMGPELADDRPDEGATGREWRTAPLWGLRLMRRFLNGDAFLMHDGRAHTVDTAIRLHGGEAAASRAAYVALTPAQRSALLAFVESR
- a CDS encoding Rieske (2Fe-2S) protein, producing MRRVAPTEGRLELPLDRFPELTQRDGALRFQVAGRDEPIDVLAMGAGAYVALSPICTHLGCTVEVQGSVLVCPCHGSTFERSGRVVRGPAEQPLARYEVSLRADGTLIIVLDRPSRDA